One stretch of Brachyhypopomus gauderio isolate BG-103 unplaced genomic scaffold, BGAUD_0.2 sc233, whole genome shotgun sequence DNA includes these proteins:
- the LOC143503741 gene encoding uncharacterized protein LOC143503741 translates to MRKIQRFAADMASKRQYKEYLLDESKQPSRATKHRRIAKEKENTSYSRENYKKYLYCATSDTNTKRKVLEEIPLSFNGEEKSSLEAYSKLIPTCDMQNVPDEEPFTEEGASSQPYDESIIRKHHVNSAGEEQQQETPNKSSSELARDEECRQSHSVLELPQTAYPDSTFTYARGDQQDMQTEVQELYETQPEHIDSATTFDQQEIPKSKTDPLDGDDLAYPGAPLTKGQSLLLLMSYVLRHNLTSVALEHLLKIFNEHLPGMAPVTTYLFHKAYGQYGNYQPHFYCPACGNYLGDNTSELQCSACHAITDSESCLKSGCFFLVLKLASQLKTLLEQKQTSLNKDQLSADEISDIQFGEEYRKLKDSGELGEDDISLIWNCDGIPVFKSSKYQIWPIQCQVIELEPKERKANICLPCLWFGEKKPNMLTFLKPFVDELLVLERDGIKWKDSANIEHVSKVYALICSSDSVARPLLRNTKQFNGFYGCDFCYHVGGGPYINKAPKPHLRNEAEHFHDAMAATPENPVMGVKGPSLLMKLKTFQMINGFVPEYQHCVCLGVTRQLAKLWFDSKHHDKEWYIGTKADNIDKELIAIKPPVEITRVPRSVADRKYWKASEWRSFLLFYALPTLNGVLVKKFWNHLFLLVFAMHILLGQKVKHSDIELAERALKKFTMLFEKLYGAANMTFNVHLLTHIAASVRNWGPLWATSTFSFESFNGTLLHYFSGTTHVPEQIVKRFLCWRSLTQKAGKIMADANDGVKNVFSDLINNKLSTSNSSSLNENVRVFGTPCHGKLSALQTIAIKNLLGVTVRHCECYHRFIIKGILYHSSSNRGLKKRINSTVELQDGRLCRILSMVVFKRQHLSMHCVLVKELMKTSRQLCRDGQLNIASTFVSEVLESKNVYAVPTELFYRKAVLVQSRGNEYVIPLPNNVERD, encoded by the exons ATGAGAAAAATACAACGCTTTGCAGCAGACATGGCATCTAAAAGACAATACAAAGAATATCTACTGGATGAGTCGAAACAACCTTCAAGAGCTACCAAACACAGACGGATTGCAAAAGAGAAAGAG AATACTTCATACAGTAGAGAAAATTACAAGAAATACCTGTATTGTGCAAcctcagacacaaacacaaaaagaaaggtctTAGAAGAG ATTCCACTTTCATTTAATGGAGAAGAAAAATCTTCTTTGGAGGCATACTCAAAACTCATTCCCACATGTGACATGCAG AATGTTCCAGATGAAGAACCTTTTACAGAAGAGGGAGCAAGCAGTCAGCCATATGATGAAAGCATAATAAGAAAGCATCATGTCAATTCAGCAGGAGAAGAGCAGCAGCAGGAAACACCAAACAAAAGTTCATCAGAG CTAGCCAGAGACGAAGAATGCAGACAGTCCCACTCAGTGCTGGAATTGCCACAGACAGCATACCCAGACAGCACTTTCACTTATGCAAGAGGGGATCAACAGGATATGCAAACAGAAGTACAG GAATTATATGAAACGCAACCAGAACACATAGACTCTGCCACAACATTTGACCAGCAAGAGATTCCAAAGAGCAAG ACAGACCCTTTGGATGGAGATGATCTTGCATATCCTGGAGCACCACTGACAAAAGGACAAAGTTTGCTCTTACTCATGTCTTATGTACTAAGGCACAATCTGACATCGGTGGCACTGGAACATCTATTAAAGATTTTCAATGAGCATTTACCAGGCATGGCACCAGTGACCACATATCTTTTTCACAAAGCTTATGGACAGTATGGAAATTATCAACCACATTTTTATTGTCCAGCATGTGGAAACTACTTAGGGGATAATACAAGTGAACTACAATGTAGTGCTTGTCATGCAATAACTGATTCCGAGAGCTGTCTTAAAAGTGGGTGTTTCTTTCTAGTGCTTAAATTGGCTTCACAGCTCAAAACATTGCTTGAACAAAAACAGACAAGTTTAAACAAAGATCAGCTGTCTGCAGATGAGATATCAGATATACAATTTGGAGAAGAATACCGTAAGCTAAAAGATTCTGGTGAATTGGGTGAGGATGACATATCTTTAATTTGGAACTGTGATGGGATACCAGTGTTCAAGAGCTCAAAGTATCAAATCTGGCCCATTCAATGCCAAGTCATAGAACTTGAACCTAAAGAACGTAAGGCAAATATCTGTCTTCCGTGCCTCTGGTTTGGGGAGAAGAAGCCCAACATGTTAACATTTCTGAAGCCATTTGTAGATGAGCTGTTAGTTCTAGAAAGAGATGGCATTAAGTGGAAAGACTCAGCAAACATAGAGCATGTCTCCAAAGTGTATGCTCTCATATGTAGTTCAGATTCAGTTGCTCGCCCACTTCTAAGAAACACCAAACAGTTTAATGGGTTTTATGGATGTGATTTCTGTTATCATGTTGGAGGTGGTCCTTACATAAACAAAGCCCCAAAGCCACATCTCAGAAATGAAGCTGAGCACTTTCATGATGCAATGGCTGCAACACCCGAGAATCCTGTAATGGGAGTAAAAGGACCttcattattaatgaaactcaaGACATTTCAAATGATAAATGGATTTGTTCCAGAGTATCAGCACTGTGTCTGCCTTGGTGTGACCAGACAACTAGCCAAACTGTGGTTTGACTCAAAACATCATGACAAAGAGTGGTACATAGGAACAAAAGCAGACAACATTGACAAAGAGCTCATTGCAATTAAACCCCCAGTTGAAATAACTAGAGTACCACGATCTGTGGCAGACAGAAAATATTGGAAAGCATCAGAGTGGAGGTCATTCCTCTTATTCTATGCTCTGCCAACATTGAATGGGGTTTTAGTGAAGAAATTCTGGAACCACCTTTTTCTGTTAGTGTTTGCTATGCACATTCTTTTGGGACAAAAAGTGAAACACAGTGACATTGAATTAGCGGAAAGAGCTCTCAAAAAGTTCACTATGCTGTTTGAAAAGTTATATGGAGCAGCAAATATGACATTTAATGTTCATCTACTGACACACATTGCAGCAAGTGTGAGGAATTGGGGGCCTTTGTGGGCCACATCAACCTTTTCCTTTGAATCGTTTAATGGCACTCTGTTACATTACTTCAGTGGAACCACACATGTTCCTGAGCAAATAGTTAAAAGATTTCTTTGCTGGAGGAGTCTAACACAAAAAGCAGGAAAGATAATGGCAGATGCTAATGATGGGGTTAAAAACGTTTTTTCTGATCTCATAAACAACAAATTATCAACCTCTAATTCATCTAGCCTAAATGAAAATGTCAGGGTTTTTGGCACACCCTGTCATGGCAAACTGTCTGCGTTACAAACAATTGCTATCAAAAACTTGCTGGGTGTTACCGTCAGACACTGTGAATGTTATCACCGTTTCATTATAAAAGGCATACTCTATCATTCAAGCAGTAACAGAGGTCTAAAAAAAAGAATTAACTCAACAGTGGAATTACAGGATGGAAGATTATGTAGAATTCTTAGCATGGTAGTATTCAAAAGACAGCATTTATCAATGCACTGTGTACTGGTAAAAGAGCTCATGAAGACTAGTAGACAGCTCTGCAGGGATGGTCAGTTGAACATTGCTTCCACTTTTGTATCTGAAGTGTTGGAATCCAAGAATGTGTATGCAGTGCCCACTGAACTGTTCTACAGGAAAGCTGTTTTGGTCCAATCAAGAGGCAACGAGTATGTTATTCCTCTCCCAAACAATGTAGAGAGAGATTAA